The Maridesulfovibrio sp. genomic sequence ATGATGATGTAAAAAATTAAGCCCGGTCGAGAATTTCTCAACCGGGCTTAACTCATTTTATCTTAAGCAGCTTTAGACTTTTGCAGCCTGAAGTTCTTCAACAGTGTATTCCCATACAGTGTTGTGAGGCTCAAGCTTTTCTTCGCAGAAGAAACGGGGCAGCTGGTCATCATTCTTGGTGAAACCGGCCTTGCGGTTGAAATCAAGTTCATCCTTAAGGGTATTTACACCGAGTGCAATGAAGTCATCAGCGGTAAACTCAATTCCGTGGGTAGCAGCGACGAGGTCGCACATGCACTGAACGGCATCTTCGGTATCCAGAACCGCGAAGGCTACAAACAGACAGAGGCCGAGGCCGTCAATAGTTGCGGTAGCAATCTGGAGGTTCTTGGAAAGTTCGATCTGTCCTTCCTTGGAAAGAGGATCAACATCACCACCGACCTTGAGGATGTTGGTAGCTACAGCATAACCGGCAGTATGGTCACCGCCCATGGGAGTGGTAGCGTAGGTAACGCCGACACCCTTTACGGAACGGGGATCGTATGCGGGAAGTCCCTGACCTTTTACGGTAGGGATGCGATCTACGCCGAAAGCCTGACCCGCGAAATCTGCACCGTTACCGATGATGCGGCCCATAGCATCGGAAGAACCGACTTTCTTGAGCAGTTCGATACCAGCCTTGCTGTCGCCCCAGTTAAGAACCCCACCGTCCATTGCAACTGCCATGGTACAACCCATTTCAATGGTGTCGATACCTTTTTCGTCACATATGCGGTCCATGGTGGCAATATCGTCAATATCATTGATCAGGCAGTTTGCACCGAAACCCCAAACGGTTTCGTACTCAAAACCGGAGGTCAGGTAGTTGCCGTCTTTGTCATTATAGCGCTGAGAGCACTGGATAACACAACCGGTATGGCAACCTTCTTTGGTCTTACCACCACGGGATTCAATGACTTCAGCAATTTTTTCACCGGAAATGTCGGCAACATCATCAAAACGACCATAGCGGAAGTTCTTGGTGGGCAGAGCGCCGGCTTCGTTAATGATATTAACGAGAATAGCGGTACCGAACGCAGGCAGACCTTCACTGGTTACGGGATGGCCCATGAGGATTTCAAGCCAACGTTTACGGGCAACTTTGAATGCTTCTTCATTAACAGGCTTGACACGGCCCTTTGCTGCAGAATCAAGAACAACTGCCTTGATCTTTTTGGAACCCATAACTGCGCCCATGCCGCCACGGCCAGCGGAACGTGCGGGATTCAGGTGAGGGTCGGAAAACTGGATAGTGGAAGCAGCCAGGCACTGCTCACCGGCAGGTCCTGCCAGAGCGGTAACAACTTTGTCGCCGTACATTTTTTTAAGTTCTTCGTGTGCGGGGTAGTTGTCCATGCCCACAATAGGAGAAGCATCTTTAAACTCTACACGGTCAGCATAAATTTCAACAATGGAAAACGGGGCGTCAGTTTCAGGCTTGTCTTCAAAGATAATAGCCTGAATGTCGAGACGGGGCAGAACCTGTGCAAACTGTCCACCGGAGTTACTTTCCTTGATACCACCGGTCAGAGGAGACTTTGCACCGCAAGAAAGCCTGCCGGAGTTGGCAGCGCCTGAACCGGCGAGGATACCGGCAGCCCAAACGAGCTTGTTTTCGGCGGAAAGAGGATGACAATTACCGGGAACTTCGGTGTTTACGACTCTTGAAGTCAAAGCGCGTCCGCCAAGACCTGCGTAATCACCGAGTTCTTCGAATTTGAACTCCTTGGTACGGGTATTAATTCTAAGGATTCTGGGCATAACAACCCCCTATAAAATTTAAAAATTAGTAAAATCCAACCTTCGTTTTAAATAAAGCATTTCCGTTAATAAGTGTTAAGATTATATACCTACAGTCATTATTGTCAAAGAATTTAAATTATATCCATGAAAGCACATAAGTTTTTATTATATCTTTTTTGACATATTACCGTTTTGGTTTGTATTTTATTAAAAGATAATCACATACAACATAAAAAACAACCCCAATACGCTTCAAAATAGATCATTTTTTCATCTCAATACAAAAAGTACATATGTATACATTCCAATTTGAACATTTTACAACTTGAATAACATTATAAAGCGCCTACTCATCGACAACATTTATTCCAAGCCAATAAAAAAAACGCAAAAAAAAGAGTACGCCCATAGGCGCACCCTACCCAAAATTCATACCGAATAAATATACAATTATTACAGAAACAATTACTTACCTAAAATAAAATCTGCATCTTCATCTTCATTTTTCTGCATAAGAAGATCTGCTATCCGCTGATAACGCTCATTCATCTTCTTAAAAAAATTCAACTCCTGCTTAAAATCGGTTCCCAAATCACTAACACGCTGTTCAAAGAGACGGCATGCAAAATCATAAAGTTCAATATCCGACTGGTTATACTCTTTCACAACAGCAACTTCGTCGTCAGTAATCTCACTTTTTTTACGCCTGACATTACGCTTTTCGTACAACACGTTTTCAAGATTCATCATTCTTTTCAGCATCAACAGACTCTCATCAAATCGCTCGGTAATTCCAAAAAGATGCATTTTTTGCAGATTTTTCTTTGCTCTTTCAAGCATAGAGCCACCAGTTCCCTCAGCACCGCAAAGCGACCGAGTCATCAAGTCCTTTCCCCGATAAATAAGCTCAGGACGTTGACTACTGACGTACTCGGTTAAAGTAATCTTCTCAGTGTTTAAATAATGGTACAGATGGTGTCCGGGCCAGGTGCGCAGAAAATTATACTCTGAGACAACTCGTGAAACTGGATCTCGCAAAAAAGTGAACGCGTATTTGCCTAGAAAACCGGAAAAAAAATCATCAAAATTATGAACAAAGATATGGCCTTGAACTAGCTGGATATGTTCCATATCTTTAGCGGTAATGCCTTTAAAGTAATCAATCTCTTCTTTTGTATATACGGAACAGATGGTTTCTTCAGGAAATTTGGCAGCAAAAATATGATTTAAAGTTGTCCCTGCGGTTTTGGGAATATGCAAAAAAAAGAAAGGGTAATGCACAACGACTCCTTACGCCGACAGGAACGGCTGAAACTTATCTATTTGAATATCCCGTTAATTATACATTCATTTTTATCAAAATATTAACTCTAAATCAATTGAACTTAAAATGAAGAAAAGCGATCTATAGATTCTATCAAAAGCCACACAATGCATAAAAAAAGCGGGAACAGCATAAACTGTCCCCGCTTTGAATAAACCTTGAAAGGGTACTGAAACTAAGCTGCTTCAGCTTCACCTTTGTCGTCTTCAATTGCGCCGGGACCGAATCCGAGAAGGATGGGGCTGGCAACGAAGATCGAGGAATAGGTACCAACACCTACACCGATGAGCAGAGCGAGGGCGAAATCATGGATTACACCGCCGCCCAGAGCAAACAGGGCCGCAACAACCAGCAGGGTGGTGCCGGAAGTAAGGATGGTTCTGCTCAGAGTCTGGTTGATACTGATATTGATGGTCTCTGCAAGTGACTTACTGACCTTGCCAAGCAGGTTCTCACGGATACGGTCAAAAACGATGATAGTATCGTTCAGGGAGTAACCGATGATTGTCAGCAACGCCGCGATAATGGTCAGATCAAACTCCTTGCCGAGCAGGGAGAAGATACCGACAGTGATCACGACGTCATGAATGAGCGCCACAATTGCACCCAGTGCGTAATTCAACTTCAAGTACCAGCAGAGTCCCACAGTAATGAACAGCGCACCGAAAATAAGCACTGTGGTGGACATTCCCAGCAGCTGCAATGCACTGATTCCGGCAAAAAGACCACCGGCCATGATTGCCGCTGCAAACCAACGCTGCTCAAAACGACCGGAAATATAAATCGCGATCAGGAGCACAGCAAAGTAAAGGGCCTCGATAGCCTTGGTGCGCAGGTCGGCACCGACTTTGGGGCCAACCATTTCCAGACGCTGGATTTCAAATCCGGTTCCTTTCAGACCGGACTCCAGCCCGGCTGAAATATTGTTCCGAACCTCGGAAGAACTGATATCGGAAGATGAAGTCCTAAGCAGGATTTCATTATCATCATCATGACCGAAGCTCTGGACAACCAGTCCGGGAAGCTTGGCTGCCTTCAAGGCGCTTTTAACGGTTTTTACTTCAACTTTCTTATCAAACTTAACCTGAACCACGATACCGCCGGCAAAGTCAATGCCGTACTTTGGGCCGCCGTTCATAATAAGCGAACCGAGCCCGAGCAGGATCAGCAAAGCGGATATCATGAACGCTTTGTTCTTTGCTCCGATAAAATCAATCTTGGTATCGGGTTTAATTATCTGCAATCCCATTTATTCACTCTCCTTAAATGTTCAGCGGTGCATCGGCGGCACGCTTGGAGGTGTAAAGATCAAACAAGATGCGGGTCACGAAGATAGCAGTAAACATGGAGGTAATAATACCCAGAGTAAGTGTTACCGCGAAACCGCGCACCGGCCCGGTACCGAACTGGTAAAGAATAACCGCAGCAATCACAGTGGTGATGTTTGCGTCCAGAATGGTCAGGGTCGCCCTGCTGTAGCCTTCAACAATAGCGGCTTTAGCGGTAAGTCCCCGTCTGAGTTCTTCACGAATTCGCTCGAAAATAATTACGTTAGCATCAACGGCCATACCGATAGTCAGAATGATACCTGCAATACCGGGAAGAGTCAGGGTTGCACCGAAAGCTGCAAGACCTGAAAGGATCAGTATCACGTTAAGCACCAGCACAACGTCAGCCACGAATCCGGCAAAGCCGTAGTAGGCAAACATAAATACAAGTACCAGCGCACTACCGACGATAGCGGCAGAGATACCCTTGTCAATGGATTCCTGTCCAAGGGAAGGACCGACAGTTCTCTGCTCAAGGATTTTAACCGGAGCAGGAAGAGAACCGGCACGCAGAACAATAGCGAGGTCGTGGGCTTCATCAGTTGAGTAGCTTCCGGTAATGGAAGCACGGCCACCGGCAATCTTATCCTGAATGGTAGGCGCGGAATAAACTTTGCCGTCCAGAACGATAGCCATCTGCTTTTTGATGTTTTCACCGGTAACCCGTTCAAAAATTCTTGCGCCCCTGCTGTTAAAGTTCAGGGTGACGTAAGGTTTGTTGAACTGGTCGAAACGGGTCTGGGCATCAGTGATATATTCACCGGTCAGCATAGCGTCTTTTTTCAGGACGATGGGCTTTTCAATATAAGAACCGTCAGGGAGTCTGTGTCTGATCACAGTAACTTCACGCCCCGGAGCCACAATGCCCTGTTCAGCTTTTTTAAGATCAGCGTTTTCATCGACCAACTTAAATTCAAGGTGGGCGGTTTTACCGATAATTTTAATTGCCCTTTCAGGATCCTGCATACCGGGCAACTGCACCTGAATGCGATTACCCTGCTGCTTGCGG encodes the following:
- a CDS encoding aldehyde ferredoxin oxidoreductase C-terminal domain-containing protein yields the protein MPRILRINTRTKEFKFEELGDYAGLGGRALTSRVVNTEVPGNCHPLSAENKLVWAAGILAGSGAANSGRLSCGAKSPLTGGIKESNSGGQFAQVLPRLDIQAIIFEDKPETDAPFSIVEIYADRVEFKDASPIVGMDNYPAHEELKKMYGDKVVTALAGPAGEQCLAASTIQFSDPHLNPARSAGRGGMGAVMGSKKIKAVVLDSAAKGRVKPVNEEAFKVARKRWLEILMGHPVTSEGLPAFGTAILVNIINEAGALPTKNFRYGRFDDVADISGEKIAEVIESRGGKTKEGCHTGCVIQCSQRYNDKDGNYLTSGFEYETVWGFGANCLINDIDDIATMDRICDEKGIDTIEMGCTMAVAMDGGVLNWGDSKAGIELLKKVGSSDAMGRIIGNGADFAGQAFGVDRIPTVKGQGLPAYDPRSVKGVGVTYATTPMGGDHTAGYAVATNILKVGGDVDPLSKEGQIELSKNLQIATATIDGLGLCLFVAFAVLDTEDAVQCMCDLVAATHGIEFTADDFIALGVNTLKDELDFNRKAGFTKNDDQLPRFFCEEKLEPHNTVWEYTVEELQAAKV
- a CDS encoding sulfotransferase family 2 domain-containing protein; its protein translation is MHYPFFFLHIPKTAGTTLNHIFAAKFPEETICSVYTKEEIDYFKGITAKDMEHIQLVQGHIFVHNFDDFFSGFLGKYAFTFLRDPVSRVVSEYNFLRTWPGHHLYHYLNTEKITLTEYVSSQRPELIYRGKDLMTRSLCGAEGTGGSMLERAKKNLQKMHLFGITERFDESLLMLKRMMNLENVLYEKRNVRRKKSEITDDEVAVVKEYNQSDIELYDFACRLFEQRVSDLGTDFKQELNFFKKMNERYQRIADLLMQKNEDEDADFILGK
- the secF gene encoding protein translocase subunit SecF, whose protein sequence is MGLQIIKPDTKIDFIGAKNKAFMISALLILLGLGSLIMNGGPKYGIDFAGGIVVQVKFDKKVEVKTVKSALKAAKLPGLVVQSFGHDDDNEILLRTSSSDISSSEVRNNISAGLESGLKGTGFEIQRLEMVGPKVGADLRTKAIEALYFAVLLIAIYISGRFEQRWFAAAIMAGGLFAGISALQLLGMSTTVLIFGALFITVGLCWYLKLNYALGAIVALIHDVVITVGIFSLLGKEFDLTIIAALLTIIGYSLNDTIIVFDRIRENLLGKVSKSLAETINISINQTLSRTILTSGTTLLVVAALFALGGGVIHDFALALLIGVGVGTYSSIFVASPILLGFGPGAIEDDKGEAEAA
- the secD gene encoding protein translocase subunit SecD; amino-acid sequence: MNGSLRWKIVLTLLVVVFGVAYLLPSLPAVQNSGMARFLPDDKISLGLDLKGGIHLTLGVDMDKAMDNNLARMGDDLKVVAREEGVIVLKPKVLKGERIEAVLLKESQKEELEKIVKESFGNLTILSTAVKPDGKVTYVFAPTPEYKKYLTKLTMDQAIKTIRNRIDQFGVAEPDIRKQQGNRIQVQLPGMQDPERAIKIIGKTAHLEFKLVDENADLKKAEQGIVAPGREVTVIRHRLPDGSYIEKPIVLKKDAMLTGEYITDAQTRFDQFNKPYVTLNFNSRGARIFERVTGENIKKQMAIVLDGKVYSAPTIQDKIAGGRASITGSYSTDEAHDLAIVLRAGSLPAPVKILEQRTVGPSLGQESIDKGISAAIVGSALVLVFMFAYYGFAGFVADVVLVLNVILILSGLAAFGATLTLPGIAGIILTIGMAVDANVIIFERIREELRRGLTAKAAIVEGYSRATLTILDANITTVIAAVILYQFGTGPVRGFAVTLTLGIITSMFTAIFVTRILFDLYTSKRAADAPLNI